GCCGGGCAGGACGTGCCGGGCAGGCTGAGCTGAGGCTCCCCCGCCTCAGTCGCGGAAGCGCAGGGGCTCCCCGGAGAACCGCTCGAGCATCCGTCGGGTCTCCTGCTCCAGCCGCACCGGTGCCCCGGAGGCCGCGTCGACCATCACCACCACGGTGCGGGCGCGGGCGTAGGGCGCGGCGGCCTCGGGATCATCGCGCGTGAGCACCAGGTAGTCGACGCTCAGGCTCGCCCCGCCGATCCGGGAGAGCCACAGCCGCACCAGCACGCCGTCGCGGCGGTGGCCGAGGGAGCGGGCGTACTCGACCCGCTGCGAGGCGATGACGGTGCTGAGAGCATCGCCGGCACCGCTGATCGGCAGCGCCGCCGGGGGCCGCGGGGCCCCGAGCGCGACCTGCTCGGCGGGCGGCTGCCAGAAGGCGGCGATGCGCGCCTCCTCGAGCAGACGCACCATGGCGGCGTTGTTCACATGGCCGTAGGCGTCCAGATCCGTCCAGCGGACCGGGATCGGGATGTCCAACGGTCCGGGCGTGAGATCGGGAGCATCGGCAGCGTTATGGGACGACATGGTGCTCATCGTAAGCCGCACGACCAGTACGATCGGGCCCATGACGTTCCCCCGC
The window above is part of the Brachybacterium vulturis genome. Proteins encoded here:
- a CDS encoding acyl-CoA thioesterase, producing the protein MSSHNAADAPDLTPGPLDIPIPVRWTDLDAYGHVNNAAMVRLLEEARIAAFWQPPAEQVALGAPRPPAALPISGAGDALSTVIASQRVEYARSLGHRRDGVLVRLWLSRIGGASLSVDYLVLTRDDPEAAAPYARARTVVVMVDAASGAPVRLEQETRRMLERFSGEPLRFRD